ATCGACCTCAAAATCCTCGCCGAGATCCAGGCTGATGGCCGAATCACCAATGTGGAACTGGCGAAACGTGTCGGTATCTCGCCGCCGCCCTGCCTGCGCAGGGTCCGGGCGCTGGAGGAGGAAGGCTACATCCAGGGATACCGCGGCCTGCTCGATCCCCGTCGTCTCGGGTTCGATGTTACCGTCTTCGCGTCGGTGCATCTGTCGAGCCAGGCTGATGCCGATCTGCGCGCCTTCGAGGATTTCGTCCGCGCCGAGCCGCTGGTGCGGGAGTGCTGGATGCTGTCGGGCGAGGTCGATTTCATCCTCAAATGCGTCGCGCCCGACATGGCGACGTTCCAGGACTTCGTCACGCACCTAACCGCCGCGCCGCATGTGCGCAATGTCAGGACGTCGCTGGTGCTGCACAATTCGAAATACGAGGCCGCCGTGCCGCTGGATCTCAAGGCGGCGGGCTGAGAGGCCTGCGCTATTCGGCAGCTTGCCTGAAGGGCGGCCGTTCCTCATCGCGCGACTTGCGCCGCTTGCTGATCGCGGCATCGACGCTCACCGGTCCGCTGCCGGCGGCCGACAGGTAGAGACAGGCGAAGCAGAACAGGATCGCAGCGGTTCCGCCATTGTTGAGCGGCAGCAGCACCGGCTCGCCGGTTTTCAACATATGGCCAAGGAAGTAGGCGAAGGCCATCTCGCCCGACAGAATGAAGGCCGTGATCCGCGTGAGCAGGCCGACCATCAACAGCGCACCGAACACGAGTTCAAGCGCACCTGCGGTCACGATCAGTGGAGGCGGATTGGCGAAATACGCGAGTGCAGGGAACTTGAAGATTTTCGCGACGCCGTACTGGAATAGAAGCAGGCCAGTGATGAATCGGAACAGGCTCAAGACATATGGCCGATAGGCTGCGCCAAGACGATCGAAGTTCATCGTGCTCTCCACCACTCGTCCCAGCGTCAACGACAGCCGAGGCGGTTGGTTCAAGCAGCGGCGATCGGGAAATCGGCAACGATGCGCGCTCACCGCTTTGTGTAGAGTCGATGCTGGAACTCGCGCGACGGTGTTTCCCTGCCTTGGCTCGCTATCGCTTGCGCAGGGCTGCGTCGAGCGACCATGGGCCGCCGCCCGCGAAGGCAAGATAGAGAAAGGTGAAGCAGAGGCTGACCGGGAGATCGCCGTCGCTCAGGACCGGAAAATGCTCGATGAAAGAGGCGGCCGCCATTTCGCCGGAAAGGATGAAGGCCGCCGCTCGGGTGAAAAGGCCAAGGATCAACAGCGTGCCGCCGACCAGTTCGAACATGCCGGCGATGCCCCAGAGCGAGGACAACTTCAAGTTCGTGAACATCTCGACGGCCGGCCAACCAAACAGCTTGGCAAGGCCGTATTGCAGGAGGATCAGCCCGAGGACGATCCTCAAGATACTGAGGATGCGAGGTGCCCAAATGGTGTCGAGGATCATCGATCTCTCCAGAGTGCGCACGACGGCGCGGACACTGGAGACCTGATCGGTGGCGTCGTCAAACGGTTATTCCGTCACGGCCCGGTGGCGGTGCGGCGACGTGCGAAGCGTCAGGACGTCGCGGGTGTCTCACAATTCGAAATATGAGGCGCCGTGCCGATTGAAGTGAAGGGGCGGTTCATGTCATTCCGGGGGCGCATCGAAAATGCGCCACCGGAATCTCGAAATTTCCAGTGCGCTGCCGCGATCTGGTCCTGCGGACCAGCCCGGAATGACGATGTTGGTGAGAGCGAGATTGCTTTAGCTACTTCTTCTTCCGCATCTCGTCGACACTGATCGGCCCGCCACCCGAGGTCGCGATGTAAAGGCAGGCGAAGCAGAACAGGATTGCGGCAGTGCCGCCATTGTTGAGCGGATGAAGCACCGGCTCGGCGGGATTCTTGAACACGTGCCCGATGAAATAAGCGAAAGCCATTTCGCCCGACAGGATGAACGCGGCCGGTCGCGTGAACAGGCCGATGATCAACAGCGCACCCAGCACGAGTTCGAGCCAGCCGGCGGTCATGATCAGCGGCGGCGGGTTGGCGAAATAGGCGAGCGCCGGAAACTTCAACACCTTGGCGACGCCATACTGAAGCAGCAATAGCCCCGTAATGAATCGAAACAGGCTGAGCGCCGTCGGCTGCCATCTGGCGAGAGCTTGGTCCATGTCATTTTCCCCTGTTGGACACGCTGAAGTTCGAAGTTCCGCAGGATTGCATTCTACGTGGAGTTCGTCTCCAGCGTGTGATGCCAACGCCCCGCGACAAAGTCATTCCAGGCGTTGGGCTCGCGCCTTGGCAGCGCAGCAGAACGCGTCGGCGGCGTGCCGCTGTCGGCAAGCCGCATGCACATCGCGCATGCGGCTCGCTTCAAGCACTGCGCGAAGCGCGGCTTCTGTCAGCGGACGGCCATTTAGTTATGATTTATAATCAATCCCGGGATCATCCATTAACAAGTTAATCAGTTATGGCAACTCACAATTGTGTCAGCGCCTGTGGATGAAGCCCGCCCGCGAGCGACGAAAAAGCCGCGCTGGAAAACGCGGCTCTTTCGCTGGCTCTGCATAGAATAAATCTATCGCCACTCGACCTTGGTGATCTCGTAGGCCTTGGCGCCGCCGGGCGCCATCACTTCCACGGTGGTGCCCTTCTTCTTGCCGATCAGCGCGCGCGCGAGCGGCGAGGTGATGGAGATGCGGCCCTTCTTGGCGTCGGCCTCGACCTCGCCGACGATCTGCCACACCGCTTTCTTCTCGGTGTCCTCGTCGACCAGCGTCACGGTGGCGCCGAACTTGATGGTATCGCCGGAGAGCTTCGAGATGTCGATGACGTCGGCGCGCGCGAGCTTGTCTTCGAGCTCGGCGATGCGGCCTTCGTTGTGCGACTGCTCTTCCTTGGCGGCGTGATACTCGGCGTTTTCAGAGAGATCGCCGTGCGAGCGCGCCTCCGCGATGTGTTCGATGATGCGCGGACGATCTACCGATTGGCGATGCTTCAATTCGTCCGTCAGTGCGGCGTACCCACCCGCTGTCATCGGAACCTTTTCCATCATCTTCGTCCTTTTCCCGTGCACGCATCCAACGCGCACGAGATTATCGAGTTCAGCTAACGCAGGAATCTGGGCGTAAGGAGTGCCCGGAAGCCCAGTGATTTTCGGCCCCGCTAAGGGCCGTGACAACATCCAATCGCGCGGTGAGTTCCAGCCGTTCGGCTAATTGCTGACCGTTTCGGACCTTCGGCCCGGGCAGCGGTCAGCTTTCGGAAAAGTAACTCTGAAGCGTGCGGACCTCAAGGTCTCCGTCCCGATAGGCCCGGATCCCCCGCGCTGCCGCCACCGCGCCGGAAAGAGTGGTGTAATACGGCACTTTATGCAAGAGGGCAGCGCGCCGCAGCGAGCGGCTGTCGGCCAGCGCCTGCGGACCCTCGGTGGTATTGAAGACCAGCTGGACGTCGCCGTTGGTGATGGCGTCGACGATGTGGGGGCGTCCCTCGAGCACCTTGTTCACTTTTTCCGTCGGTACGCCGTTGTCGCTGAGATAGCGCTGCGTCCCCGAGGTCGCCATCACTTTGAAGCCGAGCGAGTGCAAGAGCCGCACCGCATCTGCGATGCGCGTCTTGTCGTCGCCGCGCACCGAGACAAACACCGTGCCTCGTCGCGGCACACGCGTGCCGCCGCCGAGCTGGCTCTTCGCGAACGCGACCTCGAACGAGCGATCGATGCCCATCACCTCGCCGGTCGAACGCATCTCCGGTCCGAGCACGGTGTCGACGCCCGGGAAGCGCGCGAATGGGAACACCGATTCCTTGACGCCGACGTGGTCGAGCTTCTTCTTCTTCAGCTTGAAGTCGGCGAGCTTCTCGCCGGCCATGATCCGCGCGGCGATCTTGGCGACCGGCGTGCCGATCACTTTGGCGACGAACGGCACCGTGCGCGATGCGCGCGGGTTGACCTCGAGCACGTAGATCGCGCCGTCCTTGATGGCGTATTGCACGTTCATCAGGCCGACCACGTCGAGGCCGAGCGCGAGCTCGCGAGTTTGCCGCTCCAGCTCCTCGATCATTTTCGCATCGAGCGAGTGCGGCGGCAGCGAGCAGGCGGAGTCGCCGGAGTGGATGCCGGCTTCCTCGATGTGCTCCATGATGCCGACGACGAAGACGTCGTTGCCGTCGCAGAGACAATCGACGTCGACCTCGGTCGCGTCGGACAGATAGCGGTCGAACAACAGCGGGTTCTTGCCGAGCACGGTGTTGATCTGCCCGGTCTTGTCGTTCGGGTAGCGCGCCTTCACGTCGGCCGGCACGAGCTCGGGCAGCGTCCCGAGCAGATAATCGTTGAGCTGGTTCTCCTCGCGGATGATCTGCATCGCGCGGCCGCCCAGCACGTAGGATGGACGCACCACCAGCGGCAGGCCGAGATCGGCCGCCACCAGGCGGGCCTGCTCGACCGAATAGGCGATGCCGTTCTTCGGCTGCTTGAGGCGGAGCTTGTCGAGGATGCGCTTGAAGCGGTCACGGTCCTCAGCGAGGTCGATCGCGTCGGGCGAGGTGCCGAGGATCGGCACTTCGGCGGCTTCCAACGCGCGCGCCAGCTTCAGCGGGGTCTGGCCGCCGAACTGCACGATCACGCCGTGCAGCGTGCCGTTCTTGCGTTCGGTCGCGATGATCTCCAGCACGTCTTCGGCGGTCAGCGGCTCGAAGTAGAGGCGATCGGCGGTGTCGTAGTCGGTCGATACCGTCTCCGGATTGCAGTTGACCATGATGGTCTCGTAGCCGGCATCAGCGAGCGCGAAGCAGGCGTGGCAGCAGCAATAGTCGAACTCGATGCCCTGGCCGATGCGGTTCGGTCCGCCGCCGAGGATGATCACCTTCTTCCTGTCGGACGGAGCGCTTTCGTCGGCCGCCGCACCCGCGAATGGCGCTTCGTAGGTCGAGTACATATAGGCCGTGGGCGAGGCGAACTCGGCGGCGCAGGTGTCGATCCGCTTGTACACGGGACGGATGCCGAGCGCGTGGCGCCTCGCGGTTACCTCGGCCTCGGTGGTTTCGGTCAGAACCGCAAGCCGCGCATCCGAGAAGCCCATCGCCTTCAGCATGCGCATGCCGTAGCCGTTCGGCGGCAGGCCGTTCTTGCGGACCTTGTCCTCGATCTCGACAATGCCGCGCATCTCGGCGAGGAACCAGGGATCGATCTTGCAGGAATTGAAGATCTCCTCGTTCGACCAGCCAAGCCGCATCGCCTGCGCGACCTGCAGCAGGCGGTTCGGCGTCGGCGTGCCGAGCGCGG
The DNA window shown above is from Bradyrhizobium sp. ISRA464 and carries:
- a CDS encoding Lrp/AsnC family transcriptional regulator → MSKNLDEIDLKILAEIQADGRITNVELAKRVGISPPPCLRRVRALEEEGYIQGYRGLLDPRRLGFDVTVFASVHLSSQADADLRAFEDFVRAEPLVRECWMLSGEVDFILKCVAPDMATFQDFVTHLTAAPHVRNVRTSLVLHNSKYEAAVPLDLKAAG
- a CDS encoding DoxX family protein, with the translated sequence MNFDRLGAAYRPYVLSLFRFITGLLLFQYGVAKIFKFPALAYFANPPPLIVTAGALELVFGALLMVGLLTRITAFILSGEMAFAYFLGHMLKTGEPVLLPLNNGGTAAILFCFACLYLSAAGSGPVSVDAAISKRRKSRDEERPPFRQAAE
- a CDS encoding DoxX family protein, with amino-acid sequence MILDTIWAPRILSILRIVLGLILLQYGLAKLFGWPAVEMFTNLKLSSLWGIAGMFELVGGTLLILGLFTRAAAFILSGEMAAASFIEHFPVLSDGDLPVSLCFTFLYLAFAGGGPWSLDAALRKR
- a CDS encoding DoxX family protein, yielding MDQALARWQPTALSLFRFITGLLLLQYGVAKVLKFPALAYFANPPPLIMTAGWLELVLGALLIIGLFTRPAAFILSGEMAFAYFIGHVFKNPAEPVLHPLNNGGTAAILFCFACLYIATSGGGPISVDEMRKKK
- the greA gene encoding transcription elongation factor GreA; the protein is MEKVPMTAGGYAALTDELKHRQSVDRPRIIEHIAEARSHGDLSENAEYHAAKEEQSHNEGRIAELEDKLARADVIDISKLSGDTIKFGATVTLVDEDTEKKAVWQIVGEVEADAKKGRISITSPLARALIGKKKGTTVEVMAPGGAKAYEITKVEWR
- the carB gene encoding carbamoyl-phosphate synthase large subunit, which produces MPKRTDISTILIIGAGPIVIGQACEFDYSGTQACKTLREEGYRIVLVNSNPATIMTDPELADATYIEPITPEIVAKIIEKERHVIPGGFALLPTMGGQTALNCALSLRKHGTLEKFDVEMIGATADAIDKAEDRQLFRNAMEKIGLQTPKSRLANASALKKSDRDQYLADRARLSGAELEEFERQWDAGENERRKRYQQQALAEALMALSDIGLPAIIRPSFTLGGTGGGIAYNKEEYLDIIERGLDASPTNEVLIEESVLGWKEYEMEVVRDKKDNCIIICSIENVDPMGVHTGDSITVAPALTLTDKEYQIMRDASIAVLREIGVETGGSNVQFGINPDDGRMVVIEMNPRVSRSSALASKATGFPIAKVAAKLAIGYTLDEIANDITGGATPASFEPTIDYVVTKIPRFAFEKFPGASSTLTTSMKSVGEVMAIGRTFQESLQKALRGLETGLTGLDEIEIEGLGRSDDKNAIRAALGTPTPNRLLQVAQAMRLGWSNEEIFNSCKIDPWFLAEMRGIVEIEDKVRKNGLPPNGYGMRMLKAMGFSDARLAVLTETTEAEVTARRHALGIRPVYKRIDTCAAEFASPTAYMYSTYEAPFAGAAADESAPSDRKKVIILGGGPNRIGQGIEFDYCCCHACFALADAGYETIMVNCNPETVSTDYDTADRLYFEPLTAEDVLEIIATERKNGTLHGVIVQFGGQTPLKLARALEAAEVPILGTSPDAIDLAEDRDRFKRILDKLRLKQPKNGIAYSVEQARLVAADLGLPLVVRPSYVLGGRAMQIIREENQLNDYLLGTLPELVPADVKARYPNDKTGQINTVLGKNPLLFDRYLSDATEVDVDCLCDGNDVFVVGIMEHIEEAGIHSGDSACSLPPHSLDAKMIEELERQTRELALGLDVVGLMNVQYAIKDGAIYVLEVNPRASRTVPFVAKVIGTPVAKIAARIMAGEKLADFKLKKKKLDHVGVKESVFPFARFPGVDTVLGPEMRSTGEVMGIDRSFEVAFAKSQLGGGTRVPRRGTVFVSVRGDDKTRIADAVRLLHSLGFKVMATSGTQRYLSDNGVPTEKVNKVLEGRPHIVDAITNGDVQLVFNTTEGPQALADSRSLRRAALLHKVPYYTTLSGAVAAARGIRAYRDGDLEVRTLQSYFSES